A genomic window from Portunus trituberculatus isolate SZX2019 unplaced genomic scaffold, ASM1759143v1 PGA_scaffold_486__1_contigs__length_31040, whole genome shotgun sequence includes:
- the LOC123500786 gene encoding histone H2B, whose protein sequence is MPPKASGKAAKKAGKAQKAIAKGDKKKKRRRKESYSIYIYKVLKQVHPDTGVSSKAMSIMNSFVNDIFERIAAEASRLAHYNKRSTITSREIQTAVRLLLPGELAKHAVSEGTKAVTKYTSSK, encoded by the coding sequence atgcctcccaaagcatcaggaaaggctgccaagaaggctggcaaggctcagaaggccatagccaaaggggacaagaagaagaagcggaggaggaaggaaagctactccatctacatctacaaggtgctcaagcaggtccaccccgacactggcgtgtcctccaaggctatgtcaatcatgaactctttcgtgaacgacattttcgagcgcatcgctgccgaggcatcccgcctggcacactacaacaagcgctccaccatcaccagccgggAGATCCAGACTGCCGTCCGTCTCCTTCTGCCCGGCGAACTGGCAAAGCACGCCGTCTCTGAGGGCACCAAGGCTGTCACCAAGTACACCTCCTCCAAGTAA